The Rattus rattus isolate New Zealand chromosome 1, Rrattus_CSIRO_v1, whole genome shotgun sequence genome includes a region encoding these proteins:
- the Fignl2 gene encoding LOW QUALITY PROTEIN: putative fidgetin-like protein 2 (The sequence of the model RefSeq protein was modified relative to this genomic sequence to represent the inferred CDS: inserted 2 bases in 2 codons) — translation MPRKHIGPFLYSISSRQEVHAHTALLKMHWTPEHAQPLNQWPEQHLDVSSTTPSPAHKLELPPGSRQRCHYAWAHDDISALTASNLLKRYAEKYSGVLDSPYERPGLGSYGDAAFLNGAKADPEPWPGPEPPYPLASLHEGLPGAKPAGAGGSAGLGGSPVVAGNLTEPLYTGNACGGPSAATEYVAGYGGGYLASGYCAQTSAALAPPPPAALLQPAPPPGYGPSAPLYNYPAAGYAAQPGYGALPPPAAPPAPYLPSGLAAPHALPAPAPPPARXPTASPGAAEGVSLKRKAVDEGAEARYRKYAYEPAKAPAADGAAYPAADDAECRGNGFRAKPPGTTEDGTGKYGGGGSLKVLGSPAYAPQLEPFDKFAERVPAAHGGFAEPSGEPAKGVDPGTLELVSSKMVDCGPPVQWADVAGQGALKAALEEELLWPLLRPPACPGSARPPRTVLFFGPRGCGKALLGRCLATRLGATLLRLRGASLAASGAVEGARLLQAAFAAARCXPPAVLLISELDALLPARDDGASLRAPLLTCLDGGCGARADGVLVVGTTSRPAALDEATRRRFALRFYVALPDGAARGQILQRALAQQGCALSERELAALVQGTQGFSGGELGQLCQQAAAEAGLSGLQRPLSYKEVEAALAKVGPRAPPKELDSLVEWDKMYGSGH, via the exons ATGCCGAG gaaACACATTGGGCCATTCCTTTATTCCATCTCCAGCAGGCAAGAGGTGCATGCGCACACAG CTCTGTTGAAGATGCACTGGACACCGGAACACGCCCAGCCCCTCAACCAGTGGCCAGAGCAGCACCTGGATGTCTCCTCCACCACCCCGTCACCGGCCCACAAGTTGGAGCTGCCTCCAGGGAGTCGCCAGCGCTGCCACTACGCTTGGGCACACGACGACATTTCCGCCCTCACAGCCTCCAACCTCCTCAAGAGATACGCGGAGAAGTACTCTGGGGTCCTGGACTCTCCCTACGAGCGCCCTGGCCTGGGCAGCTACGGTGACGCCGCCTTCCTCAACGGTGCCAAAGCGGACCCGGAGCCCTGGCCCGGACCGGAGCCACCTTACCCTCTAGCCTCACTCCACGAAGGCCTCCCGGGAGCCAAGCCGGCCGGCGCAGGTGGCTCCGCGGGCCTCGGCGGCTCCCCGGTGGTAGCAGGGAACCTAACTGAGCCTCTCTACACGGGCAACGCATGCGGGGGCCCGTCGGCGGCCACCGAGTACGTGGCGGGCTACGGAGGCGGGTACCTGGCGTCCGGCTACTGCGCGCAGACAAGCGCAGCGCTCGCTCCGCCGCCCCCGGCCGCGCTCCTGCAGCCAGCACCGCCACCCGGCTACGGGCCCTCCGCGCCACTCTACAACTACCCGGCGGCGGGCTATGCGGCGCAGCCCGGCTACGGGGCGCTCCCGCCGCCCGCCGCGCCGCCCGCGCCCTACTTGCCCTCCGGGCTAGCGGCGCCCCACGCCCTGCCCGCGCCCGCGCCACCCCCAGCCC GCCCTACGGCTTCCCCAGGGGCCGCCGAGGGCGTGTCGCTGAAGCGCAAGGCGGTGGACGAGGGCGCGGAGGCCCGCTACCGCAAGTACGCGTACGAGCCTGCCAAGGCCCCCGCGGCCGATGGTGCCGCCTATCCCGCCGCGGACGACGCCGAGTGTCGGGGCAACGGGTTCCGCGCGAAGCCACCCGGGACGACAGAGGATGGGACGGGCAAGTACGGCGGGGGCGGCTCTCTCAAGGTGCTGGGCTCCCCCGCCTACGCCCCGCAGCTGGAGCCCTTTGACAAGTTTGCGGAGCGGGTCCCAGCCGCGCACGGAGGATTCGCGGAGCCGTCCGGGGAGCCCGCCAAGGGCGTGGACCCGGGGACGCTGGAGCTGGTGAGCAGCAAGATGGTGGACTGCGGGCCCCCGGTGCAGTGGGCAGACGTGGCGGGCCAGGGCGCGCTCAAGGCGGCgctggaggaggagctgctgTGGCCCTTGCTGAGGCCGCCCGCCTGTCCCGGCAGCGCGCGCCCGCCGCGGACCGTGCTGTTCTTCGGGCCCCGCGGCTGCGGCAAGGCGCTGCTGGGGCGCTGCCTCGCCACCCGGCTGGGTGCCACTCTGCTGCGCCTGCGCGGAGCCAGCCTGGCGGCCTCTGGTGCCGTCGAGGGCGCGCGCCTCCTGCAGGCGGCCTTTGCGGCTGCGCGCT CGCCGCCCGCGGTGCTGCTCATCAGCGAGCTGGACGCGCTGCTGCCAGCGCGGGACGACGGCGCGTCGCTGCGGGCGCCTCTGCTGACCTGCCTGGACGGTGGCTGCGGCGCGCGCGCCGACGGCGTGCTGGTGGTGGGTACCACCTCGCGGCCGGCGGCCCTGGACGAGGCCACCCGGCGGCGATTCGCGCTGCGCTTCTACGTGGCGCTGCCGGACGGCGCGGCGCGCGGGCAGATCCTGCAGAGGGCGCTGGCTCAGCAGGGCTGTGCTCTGAGTGAGCGGGAGCTGGCCGCCCTGGTGCAGGGCACCCAGGGCTTCTCTGGGGGCGAGCTGGGGCAGTTGTGCCAGCAGGCAGCAGCCGAGGCGGGCCTCTCCGGACTGCAGAGGCCCCTCTCCTACAAAGAAGTGGAGGCTGCTCTAGCCAAGGTGGGCCCTCGGGCTCCTCCCAAGGAGCTGGACTCATTAGTTGAGTGGGACAAAATGTATGGCTCCGGACACTGA